Proteins from one Longimicrobium sp. genomic window:
- a CDS encoding serine hydrolase domain-containing protein, with the protein MHRTKLFLVFAALAACAPKPPAATVPAAAAQDTTRIANLFRDLRPPLEIVGRPAVRWTLEERMAVHKVPGVSVALIENGRIAWAGGVGVLEAGRPDPVTPATLFQAASISKPVAATAMLRLVQRGTLDLDADVNGYLTSWQVPRNRFTEAQKVTLRRIVSHNAGLTVHGFGGYAQGAAVPTTVQVLNGAAPANSKPVVADTLPGAIGRYSGGGFTVMQQLLEDVSRQPFADLMQRQVLTPAGMRSSTYQQPLPASRHAQAARGHRPSGEVIAGGWHMYPEQAAAGLWTTPTDLATWLIALSDASAGRSTSLLSREMATQMLTVQKDGFGLGMQLSGSGDSFGFGHNGSNEGYRAFAYLFPGTGSGLVVMTNGDNGGPLAQELIRAVAAEYGWPRFQADNLTPAVLDSASLAGLVGQYTLGDPSRTAEVRLEGGRLVLHGPPGTVQELVPVNPTRFVTAQTYWRVDFTRDATGRGTTIKVFRTGGPPLEGPRAS; encoded by the coding sequence ATGCACCGAACCAAGCTGTTCCTGGTGTTCGCGGCCCTCGCCGCCTGCGCGCCCAAGCCACCCGCCGCCACGGTCCCCGCGGCCGCCGCGCAGGACACGACGCGCATCGCGAACCTGTTCCGCGACCTGCGCCCACCGCTGGAGATCGTGGGGCGGCCCGCCGTGCGCTGGACGCTGGAAGAGCGCATGGCGGTCCACAAGGTGCCCGGCGTCAGCGTGGCGCTCATCGAGAACGGCCGGATCGCGTGGGCGGGCGGCGTGGGCGTGCTCGAGGCGGGCAGGCCGGACCCGGTCACCCCGGCCACTCTCTTCCAGGCGGCGTCCATCAGCAAGCCCGTCGCGGCCACGGCCATGCTGCGGCTGGTGCAGCGCGGCACGCTGGATCTGGATGCCGACGTGAACGGCTACCTCACGTCGTGGCAGGTGCCGCGCAACCGCTTCACCGAGGCGCAGAAGGTCACGCTGCGGCGCATCGTCAGCCACAACGCGGGCCTTACCGTGCACGGCTTTGGGGGCTACGCGCAGGGCGCGGCCGTGCCCACGACCGTGCAGGTGCTGAACGGCGCGGCGCCCGCCAACAGCAAGCCTGTCGTGGCGGATACGCTCCCGGGCGCCATCGGCCGGTACTCCGGCGGCGGCTTTACGGTGATGCAGCAGCTGCTGGAAGATGTATCCCGCCAGCCCTTCGCCGACCTGATGCAGCGCCAGGTGCTCACCCCCGCGGGGATGCGGAGCAGCACCTACCAGCAGCCGCTCCCCGCGTCGCGCCACGCCCAGGCGGCGCGCGGGCACCGGCCGTCCGGCGAGGTGATCGCGGGCGGGTGGCACATGTATCCCGAGCAGGCCGCCGCCGGGCTGTGGACCACGCCCACGGACCTGGCCACCTGGCTCATCGCCCTTTCCGACGCCTCCGCCGGGCGCTCCACATCGCTGCTCTCGCGCGAGATGGCCACGCAGATGCTCACCGTGCAGAAGGACGGCTTCGGCCTCGGCATGCAGCTGTCGGGGAGCGGCGACAGCTTCGGCTTTGGCCACAACGGCAGCAACGAGGGATACCGTGCCTTCGCGTACCTCTTTCCGGGGACGGGCTCGGGGCTGGTCGTGATGACCAACGGCGACAACGGCGGCCCGCTGGCCCAGGAGCTCATCCGCGCCGTGGCCGCCGAGTACGGCTGGCCGCGGTTCCAGGCGGACAACCTGACTCCCGCCGTACTGGATTCGGCCTCCCTGGCCGGCCTCGTGGGCCAGTATACGCTCGGCGACCCCAGCCGCACCGCGGAGGTGCGCCTGGAGGGCGGCAGGCTGGTGCTGCACGGCCCGCCCGGCACCGTCCAGGAGCTGGTACCCGTGAATCCGACGCGCTTCGTGACGGCGCAGACGTACTGGCGCGTCGACTTCACCCGCGACGCCACGGGCCGGGGCACGACCATCAAGGTCTTCCGCACCGGCGGCCCGCCGCTGGAGGGCCCGCGCGCGTCCTGA